In one window of Primulina tabacum isolate GXHZ01 chromosome 8, ASM2559414v2, whole genome shotgun sequence DNA:
- the LOC142553872 gene encoding uncharacterized protein LOC142553872 isoform X1 yields the protein MCFLLPTCIYYIRHDEPLFPRDFRALFTRMIAAISWVPKGASKSIPAVADPPSKQEIVEIVKNDIFKIHNDNGSDEEDHNMDSNASKKDDELFNALAAADALGKASNSTKMETDGLTDSLKELDMDNYDEEDDGVELFGSGLGNLYYPSNDMDPYLKNQNDDDSDEEEDMTINPEDAVIICARNEDDVSHLEVWIIENPTAGDVNMYVHHDIVIPAFPLCTAWLDCPIKGGEKGNFIAVGSMEPAIEIWDLDIMDEVQPYVVLGGVIEKKKAKKKYVKYKAGSHTDAVLGLAWNKEYRNILASASADKLVKIWDVATEKCDITMDHHADKVQAVAWNHFSPQVLLSGSFDHSVVMKDGRVPSHGGFKWPVVADVESLAWDPHTEHSFVVSLENGMVICFDVRAASSELSSEPKPTFTLHAHEKAVCAISYNTAVPNLLATGSMDKMVKLWDLSNQPSCIASKNPKAGAVFSISFSDGCPFSLAIGGSKGKLQTWDLLSDTAVAGRYGKYVNQLKYPPS from the exons ATGTGTTTTCTGCTGCCAACTTGTATTTATTATATACGACACGATG AACCACTTTTTCCTCGAGATTTCAGG GCTCTATTTACCAGAATGATAGCAGCAATTTCCTGGGTTCCAAAAGGGGCATCGAAGTCGATCCCTGCTGTTGCTGATCCTCCCTCTAAACAAGAAATTGTAGAGATCGTAAAGAATGATATTTTTAAGATACA CAATGATAATGGAAGTGATGAAGAAGATCACAATATGGATTCCAATGCATCAAAGAAAGATGATGAACTTTTCAACGCGCTagctgcagctgatgcactggGTAAAGCTTCCAACAGCACAAAGATGGAAACTGATGGCTTAACTGATTCATTGAAGGAACTTGATATGGACAATTATGACGAAGAGGATGATG GTGTCGAGTTGTTTGGTTCGGGCCTTGGGAACTTGTATTATCCAAGTAATGACATGGACCCTTACTTAAAGAATCAGAAT GATGATGACTCCGATGAGGAAGAGGATATGACTATAAATCCAGAGGATGCAGTCATTATTTGTGCTCGTAATGAGGATGATGTCAGCCATCTCGAG GTTTGGATTATTGAAAATCCCACTGCAGGGGATGTCAACATGTATGTACACCATGATATTGTCATCCCAGCTTTTCCACTTTGCACAGCCTGGCTTGATTGTCCTATCAAAGGTGGAGAAAAAG GCAACTTCATTGCTGTTGGATCAATGGAACCAGCCATTGAGATATGGGACCTTGACATT ATGGATGAAGTTCAGCCATATGTTGTATTGGGCGGTGTTATTGAAAAGAAAAAGGCAAAGAAG AAATATGTTAAATATAAAGCTGGTAGTCATACTGATGCAGTTCTTGGACTTGCTTGGAACAAGGAGTACAG GAACATTCTTGCAAGTGCAAGTGCGGACAAGTTGGTTAAGATTTGGGATGTGGCAACTGAAAAATGTGATATAACCATGGACCACCATGCAGATAAG GTCCAGGCAGTTGCATGGAATCATTTTTCCCCGCAAGTTCTTCTCAGCGGTTCATTTGACCATTCTGTAGTTATG aAAGACGGCAGGGTACCTTCTCATGGTGGATTTAAGTGGCCAGTTGTGGCTGATGTTGAGAGCTTAGCATGGGATCCACACACTGAGCATTCATTTGTG GTCAGTCTTGAAAATGGCATGGTAATTTGTTTTGATGTCCGTGCTGCTAGCTCTGAATTATCCTCAGAGCCTAAGCCAACCTTCACACTCCATGCACATGAAAAGGCAGTTTGTGCAATTTCCTACAACACTGCAGTCCCAAAT CTTCTTGCTACTGGTTCCATGGACAAGATG GTTAAACTATGGGACTTGTCAAACCAGCCATCATGTATCGCCTCCAAAAATCCAAAAGCT GGAGCTGTGTTTTCAATCTCTTTCTCGGATGGTTGTCCCTTTTCCCTGGCAATAGGAGGCTCCAAGGGAAAATTGCAG ACGTGGGATCTGTTATCTGATACTGCGGTTGCTGGAAGATATGGAAAGTATGTCAACCAGCTCAAATATCCACCTTCCTGA
- the LOC142553872 gene encoding uncharacterized protein LOC142553872 isoform X2 → MIAAISWVPKGASKSIPAVADPPSKQEIVEIVKNDIFKIHNDNGSDEEDHNMDSNASKKDDELFNALAAADALGKASNSTKMETDGLTDSLKELDMDNYDEEDDGVELFGSGLGNLYYPSNDMDPYLKNQNDDDSDEEEDMTINPEDAVIICARNEDDVSHLEVWIIENPTAGDVNMYVHHDIVIPAFPLCTAWLDCPIKGGEKGNFIAVGSMEPAIEIWDLDIMDEVQPYVVLGGVIEKKKAKKKYVKYKAGSHTDAVLGLAWNKEYRNILASASADKLVKIWDVATEKCDITMDHHADKVQAVAWNHFSPQVLLSGSFDHSVVMKDGRVPSHGGFKWPVVADVESLAWDPHTEHSFVVSLENGMVICFDVRAASSELSSEPKPTFTLHAHEKAVCAISYNTAVPNLLATGSMDKMVKLWDLSNQPSCIASKNPKAGAVFSISFSDGCPFSLAIGGSKGKLQTWDLLSDTAVAGRYGKYVNQLKYPPS, encoded by the exons ATGATAGCAGCAATTTCCTGGGTTCCAAAAGGGGCATCGAAGTCGATCCCTGCTGTTGCTGATCCTCCCTCTAAACAAGAAATTGTAGAGATCGTAAAGAATGATATTTTTAAGATACA CAATGATAATGGAAGTGATGAAGAAGATCACAATATGGATTCCAATGCATCAAAGAAAGATGATGAACTTTTCAACGCGCTagctgcagctgatgcactggGTAAAGCTTCCAACAGCACAAAGATGGAAACTGATGGCTTAACTGATTCATTGAAGGAACTTGATATGGACAATTATGACGAAGAGGATGATG GTGTCGAGTTGTTTGGTTCGGGCCTTGGGAACTTGTATTATCCAAGTAATGACATGGACCCTTACTTAAAGAATCAGAAT GATGATGACTCCGATGAGGAAGAGGATATGACTATAAATCCAGAGGATGCAGTCATTATTTGTGCTCGTAATGAGGATGATGTCAGCCATCTCGAG GTTTGGATTATTGAAAATCCCACTGCAGGGGATGTCAACATGTATGTACACCATGATATTGTCATCCCAGCTTTTCCACTTTGCACAGCCTGGCTTGATTGTCCTATCAAAGGTGGAGAAAAAG GCAACTTCATTGCTGTTGGATCAATGGAACCAGCCATTGAGATATGGGACCTTGACATT ATGGATGAAGTTCAGCCATATGTTGTATTGGGCGGTGTTATTGAAAAGAAAAAGGCAAAGAAG AAATATGTTAAATATAAAGCTGGTAGTCATACTGATGCAGTTCTTGGACTTGCTTGGAACAAGGAGTACAG GAACATTCTTGCAAGTGCAAGTGCGGACAAGTTGGTTAAGATTTGGGATGTGGCAACTGAAAAATGTGATATAACCATGGACCACCATGCAGATAAG GTCCAGGCAGTTGCATGGAATCATTTTTCCCCGCAAGTTCTTCTCAGCGGTTCATTTGACCATTCTGTAGTTATG aAAGACGGCAGGGTACCTTCTCATGGTGGATTTAAGTGGCCAGTTGTGGCTGATGTTGAGAGCTTAGCATGGGATCCACACACTGAGCATTCATTTGTG GTCAGTCTTGAAAATGGCATGGTAATTTGTTTTGATGTCCGTGCTGCTAGCTCTGAATTATCCTCAGAGCCTAAGCCAACCTTCACACTCCATGCACATGAAAAGGCAGTTTGTGCAATTTCCTACAACACTGCAGTCCCAAAT CTTCTTGCTACTGGTTCCATGGACAAGATG GTTAAACTATGGGACTTGTCAAACCAGCCATCATGTATCGCCTCCAAAAATCCAAAAGCT GGAGCTGTGTTTTCAATCTCTTTCTCGGATGGTTGTCCCTTTTCCCTGGCAATAGGAGGCTCCAAGGGAAAATTGCAG ACGTGGGATCTGTTATCTGATACTGCGGTTGCTGGAAGATATGGAAAGTATGTCAACCAGCTCAAATATCCACCTTCCTGA
- the LOC142553872 gene encoding uncharacterized protein LOC142553872 isoform X3, translating to MDSNASKKDDELFNALAAADALGKASNSTKMETDGLTDSLKELDMDNYDEEDDGVELFGSGLGNLYYPSNDMDPYLKNQNDDDSDEEEDMTINPEDAVIICARNEDDVSHLEVWIIENPTAGDVNMYVHHDIVIPAFPLCTAWLDCPIKGGEKGNFIAVGSMEPAIEIWDLDIMDEVQPYVVLGGVIEKKKAKKKYVKYKAGSHTDAVLGLAWNKEYRNILASASADKLVKIWDVATEKCDITMDHHADKVQAVAWNHFSPQVLLSGSFDHSVVMKDGRVPSHGGFKWPVVADVESLAWDPHTEHSFVVSLENGMVICFDVRAASSELSSEPKPTFTLHAHEKAVCAISYNTAVPNLLATGSMDKMVKLWDLSNQPSCIASKNPKAGAVFSISFSDGCPFSLAIGGSKGKLQTWDLLSDTAVAGRYGKYVNQLKYPPS from the exons ATGGATTCCAATGCATCAAAGAAAGATGATGAACTTTTCAACGCGCTagctgcagctgatgcactggGTAAAGCTTCCAACAGCACAAAGATGGAAACTGATGGCTTAACTGATTCATTGAAGGAACTTGATATGGACAATTATGACGAAGAGGATGATG GTGTCGAGTTGTTTGGTTCGGGCCTTGGGAACTTGTATTATCCAAGTAATGACATGGACCCTTACTTAAAGAATCAGAAT GATGATGACTCCGATGAGGAAGAGGATATGACTATAAATCCAGAGGATGCAGTCATTATTTGTGCTCGTAATGAGGATGATGTCAGCCATCTCGAG GTTTGGATTATTGAAAATCCCACTGCAGGGGATGTCAACATGTATGTACACCATGATATTGTCATCCCAGCTTTTCCACTTTGCACAGCCTGGCTTGATTGTCCTATCAAAGGTGGAGAAAAAG GCAACTTCATTGCTGTTGGATCAATGGAACCAGCCATTGAGATATGGGACCTTGACATT ATGGATGAAGTTCAGCCATATGTTGTATTGGGCGGTGTTATTGAAAAGAAAAAGGCAAAGAAG AAATATGTTAAATATAAAGCTGGTAGTCATACTGATGCAGTTCTTGGACTTGCTTGGAACAAGGAGTACAG GAACATTCTTGCAAGTGCAAGTGCGGACAAGTTGGTTAAGATTTGGGATGTGGCAACTGAAAAATGTGATATAACCATGGACCACCATGCAGATAAG GTCCAGGCAGTTGCATGGAATCATTTTTCCCCGCAAGTTCTTCTCAGCGGTTCATTTGACCATTCTGTAGTTATG aAAGACGGCAGGGTACCTTCTCATGGTGGATTTAAGTGGCCAGTTGTGGCTGATGTTGAGAGCTTAGCATGGGATCCACACACTGAGCATTCATTTGTG GTCAGTCTTGAAAATGGCATGGTAATTTGTTTTGATGTCCGTGCTGCTAGCTCTGAATTATCCTCAGAGCCTAAGCCAACCTTCACACTCCATGCACATGAAAAGGCAGTTTGTGCAATTTCCTACAACACTGCAGTCCCAAAT CTTCTTGCTACTGGTTCCATGGACAAGATG GTTAAACTATGGGACTTGTCAAACCAGCCATCATGTATCGCCTCCAAAAATCCAAAAGCT GGAGCTGTGTTTTCAATCTCTTTCTCGGATGGTTGTCCCTTTTCCCTGGCAATAGGAGGCTCCAAGGGAAAATTGCAG ACGTGGGATCTGTTATCTGATACTGCGGTTGCTGGAAGATATGGAAAGTATGTCAACCAGCTCAAATATCCACCTTCCTGA